From Methylomonas sp. EFPC3, a single genomic window includes:
- the topA gene encoding type I DNA topoisomerase, with protein MSKSLVIVESPAKCKTIEKYLGKDFQVLASYGHVRDLIPKEGAVDPENGFAMKYQVIDRNQRHLQEIGKAIKDVDTLYLATDPDREGEAISWHVFEHLKEKKLLKDKEVRRVVFHEITKKAVTEAIAHPTELSNSLVNAQQARRALDYLVGFNLSPLLWKKIRRGLSAGRVQSPALRMIVEREMEIEAFKTREYWSHTAEANAQGQPFKAKLTHFNGEKLNQFSFTEEAQAHQVKQTLLAEADGQLIVAKLEKKQRNRNPAPPFITSTLQQEAARKLGFTTKRTMMVAQQLYEGIDLGGETVGLISYMRTDSVNLAEEAVADIRALIAEKYGAENVPKQPREFKTKSKNAQEAHEAIRPTSVQRLPEQVKGRLTAEQYKLYDLIWKRTVACQMIHATLNLVAVDLNCGSEKNVFRATGSTVTNPGFMMVYLEGVDDSKEAADDQESILPPMEEGRPVKLQEIVATQHFTEPPPRYSEASLVKALEEHGIGRPSTYATIISTLQNREYVTIENKRFYPTDVGRIVNKFLTEHFTKYVDYGFTANLEDELDAVSRGEKDWIPLMNDFWRPFTQLINEKEESVQRKDVTQESIDEKCPECGSALSIRLGRNGRFIGCTNYPTCSYTRNLGEDNAVAANEPEVVEGRVCPKCESALVIKTGRYGKFVGCSAYPKCKHIEPLEKPQDTGVECPQCKNGAILKRKARSGKIFYSCSEYPKCDYALWDAPIKEECPDCHWPILTLKTTKRRGTEKVCPQKECKYATPYEGDAEDVNGP; from the coding sequence ATGAGCAAAAGTTTAGTCATTGTAGAGTCGCCTGCGAAATGCAAAACCATCGAAAAATACCTGGGTAAAGATTTTCAGGTTCTCGCCTCCTACGGCCATGTTCGCGATTTGATACCCAAAGAAGGCGCAGTCGATCCGGAGAACGGCTTTGCGATGAAGTATCAGGTTATCGACCGCAACCAGCGCCATCTGCAGGAAATCGGTAAGGCCATTAAAGATGTGGATACGCTTTATTTGGCGACCGACCCGGATCGGGAAGGCGAGGCGATTTCCTGGCACGTTTTCGAGCATTTGAAGGAGAAAAAGCTCCTAAAGGACAAAGAGGTGCGGCGGGTGGTGTTTCACGAAATCACCAAGAAGGCCGTCACTGAAGCTATTGCCCATCCGACCGAGTTATCCAACAGTCTGGTCAATGCCCAACAGGCGCGGCGGGCCTTGGATTATCTAGTGGGCTTCAATTTGTCGCCGTTGCTGTGGAAGAAAATCCGCCGCGGTTTGTCCGCCGGCCGGGTGCAAAGTCCGGCGTTGCGGATGATCGTCGAGCGCGAGATGGAGATCGAAGCGTTTAAGACCCGCGAGTACTGGTCGCATACTGCCGAAGCCAATGCCCAGGGTCAGCCTTTCAAAGCCAAACTGACGCATTTCAACGGCGAAAAACTCAACCAATTCAGCTTTACTGAAGAAGCGCAGGCCCATCAGGTCAAACAGACTTTGTTGGCCGAAGCCGACGGCCAGCTGATTGTTGCCAAGCTGGAGAAGAAACAGCGCAACAGGAATCCGGCGCCGCCGTTTATCACGTCGACCTTGCAACAGGAAGCGGCGCGGAAACTGGGGTTTACCACCAAGCGCACGATGATGGTTGCTCAGCAGTTGTACGAGGGCATTGATCTCGGTGGCGAAACTGTCGGTTTAATCTCTTATATGCGTACCGACTCGGTGAATCTGGCAGAAGAAGCTGTTGCCGATATTCGCGCTCTGATTGCCGAGAAATACGGTGCCGAGAACGTGCCGAAACAGCCGCGCGAATTTAAAACCAAGTCAAAAAACGCACAAGAAGCTCACGAGGCTATTCGGCCGACCTCGGTGCAACGTTTGCCTGAGCAGGTCAAAGGCCGGCTGACGGCTGAGCAGTACAAACTTTACGATTTAATCTGGAAGCGTACCGTAGCCTGTCAGATGATCCATGCCACTCTGAACCTTGTGGCCGTGGATTTGAACTGCGGTAGCGAAAAAAATGTGTTTCGCGCCACCGGTTCCACCGTGACCAATCCCGGCTTCATGATGGTTTATCTGGAAGGCGTCGACGACAGCAAAGAAGCGGCGGACGACCAGGAAAGTATTCTGCCGCCGATGGAGGAAGGACGGCCGGTCAAGCTGCAGGAGATCGTCGCCACCCAGCATTTTACCGAGCCGCCGCCGCGTTATAGCGAGGCCAGTTTGGTCAAGGCTTTGGAAGAACACGGCATCGGCCGGCCTTCGACCTATGCGACCATCATTTCGACACTGCAAAATCGCGAATATGTGACGATAGAAAACAAGCGTTTCTATCCGACCGATGTCGGTCGCATCGTCAACAAATTCCTGACGGAGCATTTCACCAAGTACGTTGACTACGGTTTTACCGCTAATCTGGAGGACGAACTGGACGCGGTATCCCGCGGCGAAAAGGATTGGATTCCGTTGATGAACGATTTCTGGCGGCCGTTTACCCAGTTGATCAACGAGAAAGAAGAAAGCGTACAGCGCAAGGATGTCACGCAAGAAAGTATCGACGAAAAATGCCCGGAATGCGGCAGCGCCTTGTCGATCCGGTTGGGCCGGAACGGCCGTTTCATCGGTTGTACCAATTATCCGACTTGTTCTTACACCCGCAATCTCGGCGAAGACAATGCGGTGGCGGCTAACGAGCCGGAAGTGGTCGAAGGTCGCGTCTGCCCGAAGTGCGAGTCGGCGTTGGTGATCAAGACCGGGCGTTACGGCAAGTTTGTCGGTTGCAGCGCTTATCCGAAATGCAAGCACATCGAACCGCTGGAAAAGCCTCAGGATACCGGGGTCGAATGCCCGCAGTGCAAAAACGGCGCGATTTTGAAGCGCAAGGCACGCAGCGGTAAGATTTTCTACTCCTGTTCGGAATACCCAAAATGCGATTATGCGTTATGGGATGCGCCGATCAAGGAAGAATGTCCGGATTGTCATTGGCCGATTCTGACCTTGAAAACCACGAAGCGCCGGGGCACCGAAAAAGTCTGCCCGCAGAAGGAATGCAAATACGCAACGCCGTATGAAGGCGATGCCGAGGATGTCAATGGGCCTTAA